In Brevundimonas sp. SGAir0440, one DNA window encodes the following:
- a CDS encoding homoserine O-succinyltransferase has protein sequence MTLAETTLLEDPDCRRATAITPVREPPRERGGARDVIVPIPADFRLASGEKLNQPNIVGRLHGRIGAPVVVVAGGISAGRFVHRTETNGLGWWSGAVSVRGPIDLSRLQVLAVDFAPGAEFLDKPVTITTQDQARLLALVLNHLKIERVAAFVGCSYGGMVGLAFAELFPDWAEQLIIVSAAHRAHPQATAWRGIQRRILQFAVAAGRPEEGVALARELAMTTYRTAEEFDDRFDTTAPTAVGGAYPVCDYLTARGQAYRTHTTPARWLSMSDSLDRHSVTPEAIKTPVTLIGFTSDRLVPIDDIRELAARLPTLWRFVEAPSLYGHDAFLKEDAFVGDILRAALKDIKA, from the coding sequence ATGACACTGGCCGAAACCACCCTGCTCGAAGACCCCGACTGTCGCCGCGCGACAGCCATCACCCCTGTCCGCGAACCGCCGCGTGAGCGCGGCGGCGCCCGCGACGTCATCGTTCCCATTCCCGCCGACTTCCGCCTCGCCTCGGGCGAAAAGCTGAACCAGCCCAATATCGTCGGCCGCCTGCACGGCCGGATCGGCGCCCCCGTCGTTGTGGTCGCCGGCGGCATCTCGGCCGGCCGCTTCGTCCACCGGACGGAAACCAACGGCCTGGGCTGGTGGTCAGGCGCCGTATCGGTGCGCGGGCCCATTGATCTTAGCCGGCTTCAGGTCCTGGCCGTCGATTTCGCCCCCGGCGCCGAGTTCCTGGACAAGCCCGTCACCATCACCACCCAGGATCAGGCCCGCCTGCTGGCCCTGGTGCTGAACCATCTGAAGATCGAGCGCGTCGCCGCCTTCGTCGGCTGCTCGTACGGCGGCATGGTCGGCCTGGCCTTCGCCGAACTGTTCCCCGATTGGGCCGAGCAGCTGATCATCGTGTCGGCCGCCCACCGCGCCCATCCCCAGGCCACCGCCTGGCGTGGCATCCAGCGCCGCATCCTGCAGTTCGCCGTCGCCGCCGGCCGTCCCGAGGAGGGCGTGGCCCTGGCCCGCGAACTGGCCATGACCACCTATCGCACGGCCGAGGAGTTCGACGACCGCTTCGACACCACCGCGCCCACAGCCGTCGGCGGCGCCTATCCCGTCTGCGACTATCTGACGGCGCGGGGCCAGGCCTACCGCACCCACACCACCCCGGCCCGCTGGCTGTCGATGTCCGACTCCCTGGATCGCCACAGCGTGACGCCCGAGGCCATCAAGACCCCCGTCACCCTGATCGGCTTCACCTCCGACCGGCTGGTGCCGATCGACGACATCCGCGAACTGGCCGCGCGGTTGCCGACCCTGTGGCGCTTCGTCGAGGCGCCCTCCCTGTATGGCCACGACGCCTTTCTGAAGGAGGACGCCTTCGTCGGCGACATCCTCCGCGCCGCCTTGAAGGATATCAAAGCATGA
- a CDS encoding CsbD family protein has product MTDETINGAASQAQGKFQKGVGKLVGDQKLQVEGAYNDAKGRSLETFGKAMDSVDRLVEKVPADYRDKARTVAAEARKRPLVTTLSVAGVGLLLLRALTGGGRR; this is encoded by the coding sequence ATGACTGACGAAACCATCAACGGCGCCGCCTCGCAGGCGCAAGGCAAGTTCCAAAAAGGCGTCGGCAAGCTGGTCGGCGACCAGAAGCTGCAGGTCGAAGGCGCCTATAACGACGCCAAGGGCCGCTCGCTGGAAACCTTCGGCAAGGCGATGGATTCGGTCGATCGCCTGGTCGAGAAGGTCCCCGCCGACTACCGCGACAAGGCCCGTACCGTCGCGGCCGAGGCGCGCAAGCGTCCCCTGGTCACGACCCTGTCGGTCGCCGGCGTCGGCCTGCTTCTGCTGCGCGCCCTGACCGGCGGCGGTCGTCGCTAA
- the pgm gene encoding phosphoglucomutase (alpha-D-glucose-1,6-bisphosphate-dependent) — MHDRAGTTARPEDLIDLDALLGAYETTRPDMGDPQQRVVFGTSGHRGSSLDGAFNQAHILAIAQAIAEYRAAQGVDGPLFLGRDTHGLSEPAFRTTLEVLIANGVEVLIDARDGFTPTPAVSHAILTHNRTNSRQADGVLITPSHNPPRDGGIKYNPPSGGPAGGEATSAIAARANQLIEGGLTEVRRIPFARAHAAAGRFDYLSAYIDDLPNVLDLDAIRNAGVRIGADPLGGAAVAYWGEIAERHRLDLTVVNDAVDPRWAFMPLDADGKIRMDCSSPSAMAGLIGMMKGGSAYDVAFGNDADADRHGIVTPDAGLMNPNHFLAAAIAYLFANRPGWGADVAVGKTLVSSSMIDRVVAGLGRRLLEVPVGFKHFVPGLLDGTVGFGGEESAGASFLRHDGTVWTTDKDGILLCLLAAEIQARTGQSASQIYDGLTDHYGAPAYARVDAPANRSEKARLAALSPSDVSATTLAGQPITDILTKAPGNGEAIGGLKVVTADAWFAARPSGTEDVYKIYAESFLGPDHLATVQAEARAVVATALAG; from the coding sequence ATGCATGACCGCGCCGGCACGACCGCACGCCCCGAAGACCTGATCGATCTCGACGCCCTGCTCGGCGCCTATGAGACGACCCGTCCCGACATGGGCGATCCTCAGCAGCGGGTCGTCTTCGGCACCTCGGGCCACCGGGGATCCAGCCTGGACGGCGCCTTCAACCAGGCTCACATCCTGGCCATCGCCCAGGCGATCGCCGAATACCGCGCGGCCCAGGGCGTTGATGGCCCGCTGTTCCTCGGTCGCGACACCCACGGCCTGTCGGAGCCCGCCTTCCGCACGACGCTGGAGGTGCTGATCGCCAACGGGGTCGAGGTGCTGATCGACGCCCGTGACGGCTTCACCCCCACGCCGGCCGTTTCGCACGCCATCCTGACCCACAACCGCACGAATAGCCGGCAGGCGGACGGCGTCCTGATCACCCCGTCGCACAATCCACCCCGAGACGGCGGCATCAAATACAATCCCCCCTCCGGCGGCCCGGCCGGAGGCGAGGCGACCTCCGCCATCGCCGCCCGCGCCAACCAGCTGATCGAAGGCGGCCTGACCGAGGTGCGCCGCATTCCCTTCGCCCGGGCGCATGCGGCGGCGGGCCGGTTCGACTACCTGTCCGCCTATATCGACGACCTGCCCAACGTGCTGGATCTGGACGCCATCCGCAACGCCGGCGTCCGTATCGGCGCCGATCCTCTTGGCGGCGCGGCCGTGGCCTATTGGGGCGAGATCGCTGAGCGCCACCGACTGGACCTGACCGTCGTCAACGACGCCGTCGATCCGCGCTGGGCCTTCATGCCGCTGGACGCCGACGGCAAGATCCGCATGGACTGCTCATCGCCCAGCGCCATGGCCGGTCTGATCGGCATGATGAAGGGCGGCTCGGCCTATGACGTCGCCTTCGGCAACGACGCCGACGCGGATCGCCACGGCATCGTCACGCCCGACGCGGGCCTGATGAACCCCAACCATTTCCTGGCCGCCGCCATCGCCTATCTATTCGCGAACCGACCCGGCTGGGGCGCGGACGTGGCGGTGGGCAAGACCCTGGTCTCATCGTCCATGATCGACCGCGTCGTGGCCGGCCTAGGCCGTCGCCTGCTGGAAGTTCCCGTCGGCTTCAAACACTTTGTGCCCGGCCTCTTGGACGGAACAGTCGGTTTCGGCGGCGAGGAATCGGCCGGGGCCTCCTTCCTGCGCCACGACGGCACAGTCTGGACGACCGACAAGGACGGCATCCTCCTGTGCCTGCTGGCCGCCGAAATCCAGGCCCGCACCGGCCAGAGCGCCAGCCAAATCTACGACGGCCTGACCGACCATTACGGCGCCCCCGCCTACGCCCGCGTCGATGCTCCGGCCAATCGGTCGGAAAAGGCCCGGCTTGCCGCCCTCAGCCCCTCGGACGTGTCCGCGACCACCCTGGCCGGGCAGCCGATCACCGACATCCTGACGAAGGCCCCCGGCAACGGCGAGGCCATCGGCGGGCTGAAGGTCGTCACCGCCGACGCCTGGTTCGCCGCCCGCCCCTCGGGCACTGAAGACGTCTATAAGATCTACGCCGAATCCTTCCTCGGCCCCGACCATCTGGCGACCGTTCAGGCCGAGGCCAGGGCCGTGGTGGCGACGGCGCTGGCGGGCTGA
- the metB gene encoding cystathionine gamma-synthase: MTARPANPHTIAARTGVDTDTAHGAVMPPLYLSSNYSFAGFDQKRKYDYSRSGNPTRDVLAETLTELEGGAGCVITATGMAAVDLPLTLLEPGDLLIAPHDCYGGTCRLLNARAKKGHFELLLVDQGDPVAFEAALALKPKLVLVETPSNPLLRLVDVADICTRAHAAGAKVVCDNTFLSPALQNPIKLGADFVVHSTTKFINGHSDVVGGAVISADAEDHQTLAWWANCTGVTGSPFDAYLTLRGVRTLFARIERQQATAGKIAEKLAAHPAVKAVHYPGLKSHPNNALVAAQQAGPGAMLSFELQGGTDAVRDLVETLEIFTLAESLGGVESLIAHPATMTHAAMTPEQRATAGIGDGLVRLSVGLEHVEDLIADLFPALDALVPATAAAA; encoded by the coding sequence ATGACCGCCCGCCCCGCCAATCCGCACACCATCGCCGCCCGCACGGGCGTGGATACGGACACGGCCCATGGCGCGGTCATGCCGCCGCTGTATCTTTCGTCCAACTATTCCTTCGCCGGCTTCGATCAGAAGCGGAAATATGACTACAGCCGTTCGGGCAATCCGACCCGCGACGTGCTGGCCGAAACCCTGACCGAGCTGGAGGGCGGCGCCGGCTGCGTCATCACCGCCACCGGCATGGCGGCGGTTGACCTGCCGCTGACCCTGCTGGAGCCGGGCGACCTGCTGATCGCGCCGCACGATTGTTACGGCGGCACCTGTCGCCTGCTGAACGCCCGCGCGAAGAAGGGGCATTTCGAACTGCTGCTGGTCGATCAGGGCGATCCCGTCGCCTTCGAGGCCGCTTTGGCCCTGAAGCCGAAACTGGTTCTGGTCGAGACCCCGTCCAACCCGCTGCTTCGCCTGGTCGATGTCGCCGACATCTGCACCCGCGCCCATGCGGCGGGCGCCAAGGTGGTCTGTGACAACACCTTCCTGTCGCCGGCCTTGCAGAACCCGATCAAGCTGGGCGCCGACTTCGTCGTCCACTCGACGACCAAGTTCATCAACGGCCATTCCGACGTGGTCGGCGGCGCCGTCATTTCGGCCGACGCCGAGGATCACCAGACCCTGGCCTGGTGGGCCAACTGCACCGGCGTGACCGGCTCGCCCTTCGACGCCTATCTGACCCTACGCGGCGTGCGCACCCTGTTCGCGCGTATCGAGCGGCAACAGGCCACGGCGGGCAAGATCGCCGAAAAGCTGGCCGCCCATCCGGCGGTCAAGGCTGTCCATTATCCGGGACTGAAGTCCCACCCCAACAACGCCCTGGTCGCGGCCCAGCAGGCCGGACCCGGCGCCATGCTCAGCTTCGAACTGCAGGGCGGTACGGACGCCGTGCGCGATCTGGTCGAGACGCTGGAGATCTTCACCTTGGCGGAATCGCTGGGCGGCGTCGAAAGCCTGATCGCCCACCCGGCCACCATGACCCACGCCGCCATGACGCCGGAACAGCGGGCCACCGCCGGCATCGGCGATGGTTTGGTGCGCCTGTCGGTGGGTCTGGAGCATGTCGAGGATCTGATCGCCGACCTGTTCCCGGCGCTGGACGCCCTCGTGCCCGCAACCGCCGCGGCCGCGTAA
- a CDS encoding retropepsin-like aspartic protease, protein MRRRDLLIRLGLVAGGVGGAWWLRDHVVWRGPTVAFAANGSSGWLPYAEPRAPTPTVEVTVNGQPVRALIDSGAQYSVIDRSLVERLGLTNVFDIPMVAYGVGGDAQVGRGTTLDVAIGGLRLTGLRAAILGLGPLASDQGLGAALILGQDVLRELVLELDTAEHRVRFLPREGWAPPSSLKPVPVTRAGKALQAGITLEGATVNAVIDTGASAVLAVTRETAEAAGLLDGRERTPGQSIVLGGTVRAETVVVRTLTIGDELYRQATVAIYDDVAVPGFPKALVGMAAFENRRLALDLGGPGLFVERPMEIRVG, encoded by the coding sequence ATGAGACGACGCGATCTTCTGATCCGGCTGGGGCTGGTCGCCGGCGGCGTGGGCGGGGCCTGGTGGCTGCGCGACCATGTGGTCTGGCGCGGGCCGACGGTCGCCTTCGCAGCGAACGGCTCCAGCGGCTGGCTGCCCTATGCCGAGCCGCGCGCGCCGACCCCGACGGTCGAGGTGACCGTGAACGGACAACCGGTGCGGGCCCTGATCGATTCGGGGGCGCAGTATTCGGTCATCGACCGGTCGCTGGTCGAGCGGCTGGGCCTGACCAACGTCTTTGACATCCCGATGGTGGCTTATGGCGTCGGCGGCGACGCCCAAGTGGGACGGGGGACGACGCTGGATGTGGCGATCGGCGGCTTGCGGCTGACCGGATTGCGCGCGGCGATCCTCGGCCTGGGGCCGCTGGCCAGCGATCAGGGATTGGGCGCGGCGCTGATCCTGGGACAGGACGTGCTGCGCGAACTGGTGCTGGAGCTGGACACGGCCGAGCATCGGGTCCGGTTCCTACCGCGCGAGGGCTGGGCGCCGCCGTCGTCGCTGAAGCCCGTGCCGGTGACGCGGGCCGGCAAGGCCCTGCAGGCGGGCATCACCCTGGAAGGGGCGACGGTCAATGCGGTGATCGACACCGGCGCCTCGGCTGTGCTGGCCGTGACGCGCGAGACGGCCGAGGCCGCCGGGCTGCTGGACGGCCGCGAACGCACGCCGGGCCAGAGCATCGTCCTGGGCGGCACGGTGCGCGCAGAGACCGTCGTCGTGCGCACCCTGACCATCGGCGACGAACTGTATCGTCAGGCGACGGTCGCCATCTATGACGACGTCGCGGTCCCGGGCTTCCCCAAGGCCCTGGTCGGCATGGCCGCGTTCGAGAACCGGCGTCTTGCGCTGGACCTGGGCGGCCCCGGCCTGTTCGTCGAACGGCCGATGGAGATTAGGGTCGGCTAG
- a CDS encoding Gfo/Idh/MocA family oxidoreductase encodes MSAQLAVVEKSESLDPSSQPAPEVVVLKFGSSILRSPAEAPLVASAVYGHVRAGRKVVAVVSAFGGATDRLLGEARALGLAHSNDLLPGYVALGEEKSAALVAIACDRIGLDACALSVRELGIVAEGEPEHSRPCGLRPDHLKQALDRHEVVVVPGFGAVRPDGKVALLGRGGSDLTAVFLAAELGLKKVRLVKDVDGLYDHDPNDKTAPALRYRRASWDVARKLGGALVQHDAIDLGEGRGVEIEVAALDRADGTVIGDKSAPPGPAPALPPLKVAVAGCGVVGGGVLARLLDDPRYEVVGVLVRNPTKARDVDCPASLFTSNPADLWAKKPDIVLEALSEGEAGHAVIRAALEAGCDVASANKQAVSRDPGGLQELAKANGRRIFWSASVGGGSPMIETVRAARAAGEVVGFEAVLNGTVNFMLERLGDGAAFNEALADARAAGFAEEDPSSDLEGLDAAAKVRLLCHEAFGRSPDGEVPRDHLTETTSAAGGVRQIGAAHLKDGVIRPSVSLNADHGDPLFSTLRGEGNALKVYGADGRVWRCRGRGAGRWATTESIMADLAEIVRARRADAGLN; translated from the coding sequence ATGTCCGCCCAACTCGCCGTCGTAGAAAAATCCGAAAGCCTCGATCCCAGCAGTCAGCCTGCGCCGGAGGTCGTGGTGCTGAAGTTCGGCTCGTCCATCCTGCGCAGCCCGGCGGAGGCGCCGCTGGTCGCCTCGGCCGTCTATGGCCATGTGCGGGCGGGCCGAAAGGTGGTGGCGGTGGTCTCGGCCTTCGGCGGGGCGACGGACCGACTGTTGGGAGAGGCGAGGGCGCTGGGTCTGGCCCATTCCAACGACCTGCTGCCCGGCTATGTGGCCTTGGGCGAGGAAAAGTCGGCGGCCCTGGTGGCCATCGCCTGCGACCGTATCGGGCTGGACGCCTGCGCCCTGTCGGTGCGGGAACTGGGCATCGTGGCGGAGGGCGAGCCGGAGCATTCGCGCCCCTGCGGCCTGCGCCCCGACCACCTGAAACAGGCGCTGGATCGGCACGAGGTGGTGGTGGTGCCCGGGTTCGGCGCGGTGCGGCCGGACGGCAAGGTGGCCCTGCTGGGACGCGGCGGATCGGACCTGACGGCGGTCTTCCTCGCAGCCGAGTTGGGGCTGAAGAAGGTGCGATTGGTCAAGGACGTGGACGGCCTTTACGACCACGATCCCAACGACAAGACCGCCCCGGCCCTGCGCTATCGCCGCGCGTCGTGGGACGTGGCGCGCAAGCTGGGCGGCGCTCTGGTCCAGCATGACGCCATCGACCTGGGCGAAGGCCGCGGGGTCGAGATCGAGGTGGCGGCGCTGGATCGCGCCGACGGCACGGTGATCGGCGACAAATCGGCGCCGCCCGGCCCCGCGCCCGCCCTGCCGCCGCTGAAGGTCGCGGTCGCCGGATGCGGCGTGGTCGGCGGCGGCGTGCTGGCCAGGCTGCTCGACGATCCTCGCTACGAGGTCGTGGGCGTGCTGGTGCGCAACCCGACAAAGGCCCGCGACGTGGACTGTCCGGCGTCATTGTTCACCTCGAACCCGGCGGACCTGTGGGCCAAAAAGCCCGACATCGTGTTGGAGGCCCTGTCGGAAGGCGAGGCGGGCCACGCGGTGATCCGCGCCGCGCTCGAGGCCGGCTGCGATGTCGCCAGCGCCAACAAACAGGCGGTCAGCCGCGATCCGGGCGGTCTGCAAGAACTGGCGAAAGCCAACGGACGGCGCATCTTCTGGTCGGCCTCGGTCGGGGGCGGATCGCCGATGATCGAGACGGTCCGCGCGGCCCGTGCGGCCGGCGAGGTGGTCGGCTTCGAGGCGGTGCTGAACGGCACGGTCAACTTCATGCTGGAGCGGCTGGGCGACGGAGCGGCCTTCAACGAAGCCCTGGCGGACGCCCGTGCGGCGGGCTTTGCGGAGGAGGATCCCTCCTCGGATCTGGAAGGCCTGGATGCGGCGGCCAAGGTGCGGTTGCTGTGCCATGAGGCGTTCGGCCGTTCGCCCGACGGCGAGGTGCCGCGCGATCACCTGACGGAAACGACCTCGGCCGCAGGCGGCGTGCGCCAGATCGGCGCCGCCCATCTGAAGGACGGGGTGATCCGCCCGTCGGTGTCTCTGAACGCCGATCATGGCGATCCGCTGTTCTCGACCCTGCGCGGCGAGGGCAATGCGCTGAAGGTCTACGGCGCCGACGGCCGCGTGTGGCGCTGCCGGGGCCGGGGCGCCGGGCGTTGGGCCACGACCGAGAGCATCATGGCGGACCTGGCCGAGATCGTGCGTGCACGGCGCGCCGATGCGGGCCTAAACTAA
- the thrB gene encoding homoserine kinase — protein MAVFTPVSTADADAFLAGYDIGEMVELTAIAEGVENTNYRLDTTRGRFVLTLFEGRTDEASLPFCLGLTAHLAARGFPCPTPIEDRSGAWLGRLNGRAAAVIEWKTGAWLRTPSSADQAAAGAVLARLHLTAADFDLERANPVEPAMWRRLADRCVEGEGRASDADRALIGQVQSTLARLGDPFTADLPGGAIHADYFPDNVLFEDGAVSAVIDFYFGCTGAFAYDLAIALSAWGFDAEGRAMPDALAAFQRGYESVRPLNAAERAALPRLGEAAALRFTVTRLHDRIFHDPANLVTPKDPAVFLRRMDHWRAVEPA, from the coding sequence ATGGCCGTCTTCACCCCCGTTTCCACCGCCGACGCTGACGCGTTCCTGGCCGGCTACGACATCGGCGAGATGGTCGAGCTGACGGCCATCGCCGAGGGGGTGGAGAACACCAACTATCGGCTGGACACGACGCGCGGCCGGTTTGTGCTGACCCTGTTCGAGGGGCGGACGGACGAAGCCTCGCTGCCCTTCTGTTTGGGGCTGACGGCGCATCTGGCGGCGCGCGGCTTTCCTTGCCCGACGCCGATCGAGGACCGGTCGGGAGCGTGGCTCGGGCGGTTGAACGGCCGGGCGGCGGCGGTGATCGAATGGAAGACCGGCGCCTGGCTGCGCACGCCGTCATCGGCCGATCAAGCGGCGGCGGGCGCGGTTCTGGCGCGGCTTCATCTGACGGCGGCTGATTTTGATCTGGAACGCGCCAATCCGGTCGAGCCGGCCATGTGGCGTCGGCTGGCTGATCGCTGCGTCGAGGGGGAAGGGCGGGCGTCCGACGCGGATCGCGCGCTGATTGGACAGGTCCAGTCGACGCTGGCGCGCTTGGGCGATCCCTTTACGGCCGATCTGCCGGGCGGGGCGATCCATGCCGACTATTTCCCCGACAATGTGCTGTTCGAGGACGGCGCCGTGTCGGCGGTGATCGACTTCTATTTCGGCTGCACGGGCGCCTTCGCCTATGACCTCGCCATCGCCCTGTCCGCCTGGGGCTTCGACGCCGAGGGGCGGGCCATGCCTGACGCGCTGGCGGCGTTTCAGCGCGGCTATGAATCCGTGCGGCCGCTGAACGCCGCCGAGCGAGCGGCCTTGCCGCGCCTGGGCGAAGCGGCGGCCCTGCGGTTCACCGTGACGCGGCTGCACGACCGGATATTCCACGATCCCGCCAATCTGGTGACGCCCAAGGATCCGGCGGTCTTCCTGCGTCGGATGGACCACTGGCGGGCCGTCGAGCCGGCCTGA
- a CDS encoding neutral zinc metallopeptidase, protein MRWQGGRTGGGVEDRRGLGGGAIAGGGLGVGVLAIIGYLVFGIDPSTTTQLASQFGGVGAEQQQGQVGTPKDQAGRFVDVIGANIDDVWSQKLEGYQRPNVVIYEQGTPTGCGYGQSAMGPFYCPTDKTVYLDLGFWQEMENKLGASGADFARAYVIAHEFGHHVQTLTGTSDQVRQAQQRASGQAEANQYSVALELQADCYAGVWARNASAVSNGQVALEPGDIEEGMKTAQAIGDDTLQRRSGGRVSPESFTHGSSAQRVEWLQRGYQSGDPASCDTFSGA, encoded by the coding sequence ATGCGCTGGCAGGGTGGACGGACGGGCGGCGGCGTCGAGGATCGACGGGGTCTAGGAGGCGGAGCCATCGCGGGCGGCGGCCTGGGCGTCGGCGTTCTGGCCATTATCGGCTATCTGGTCTTCGGCATCGATCCTTCGACCACGACTCAACTCGCCAGCCAATTCGGCGGCGTCGGCGCCGAGCAACAGCAGGGTCAGGTCGGCACGCCGAAGGATCAGGCCGGTCGTTTCGTCGATGTCATCGGCGCCAACATCGATGATGTCTGGTCGCAGAAGCTTGAAGGCTATCAGCGGCCCAACGTCGTCATCTACGAACAAGGCACACCCACCGGCTGCGGCTATGGCCAGTCGGCCATGGGCCCCTTCTACTGCCCGACCGACAAGACGGTCTATCTCGACCTCGGCTTCTGGCAGGAGATGGAGAACAAGCTCGGGGCCTCGGGCGCCGACTTCGCCCGCGCCTATGTCATCGCCCATGAATTCGGCCATCACGTCCAGACCCTGACCGGAACCTCGGATCAGGTTCGCCAGGCCCAGCAGCGCGCCTCCGGTCAGGCCGAAGCCAACCAGTATTCGGTGGCGCTGGAGCTTCAAGCCGACTGCTACGCCGGCGTCTGGGCCCGGAACGCCTCGGCCGTTTCCAACGGTCAGGTCGCGCTCGAGCCCGGCGATATCGAAGAGGGGATGAAGACCGCCCAGGCCATCGGCGACGACACCCTGCAACGGCGCAGCGGCGGCCGCGTCTCTCCCGAGAGCTTCACCCACGGCTCTTCGGCGCAGCGCGTCGAATGGCTGCAGCGCGGCTATCAGTCGGGCGACCCTGCCTCGTGCGACACCTTCAGCGGCGCCTGA
- the thrC gene encoding threonine synthase → MTPPPRLATTIGVMSTSSARYVSTRGQSPETDFTDALLRGIAPDGGLYMPTAWPSLSPAAWTGKADYQSIALQAIAPFIGDALPDGALERALDRLTAGFDHPLVTPLVELEPGLFVLELFHGPTAAFKDLAMQLVASLTDDALDASGERLTILTATSGDTGAAAVRAFAGAKSVDLVVLHPLDRVSPIQRKQMTTVEADNVLNLAVRGDFDDCQRLVKGLLADEALRERGRLSSVNSINWARLAGQIPYYVSATAQLGGAATFVVPTGNFGDAFAGIAATKMGLPSNGFVAAVNQNDALARALNDGLYSRRPAVESGSVSMDVQAPSNFERLVFEATGRDAEATRTVFETFARDGAIAFGPDLLAALRAQVSAVSIDEDETRAEITHAYQAWGRVICPHTAVALATARRQDRSKGPVVVLSTAHPSKFGDFVSNVLGFEPEPSNVIAALGDKPERLTIVDGTMDATRDAVAAFSDRH, encoded by the coding sequence GTGACGCCGCCGCCTCGTCTGGCTACGACCATCGGCGTCATGAGCACCTCCAGCGCCCGCTACGTCTCGACCCGAGGCCAATCGCCCGAAACGGATTTCACCGACGCCCTGCTGCGCGGCATCGCGCCCGACGGCGGCCTCTATATGCCGACCGCCTGGCCCAGCCTGTCGCCCGCCGCCTGGACCGGAAAGGCCGACTACCAGTCCATCGCGCTGCAAGCCATCGCCCCCTTCATCGGCGACGCCCTGCCCGACGGCGCGCTGGAGCGTGCGCTGGACCGACTGACCGCCGGGTTCGACCATCCGCTGGTCACGCCTCTGGTCGAGCTGGAGCCGGGGCTGTTCGTGCTGGAGCTGTTCCACGGCCCGACCGCCGCCTTCAAGGACCTGGCGATGCAGCTGGTCGCCAGCCTGACGGACGACGCCCTGGACGCCTCGGGCGAGCGCCTGACCATTCTGACCGCCACCTCGGGCGACACCGGCGCCGCCGCCGTGCGCGCCTTCGCCGGCGCCAAGTCAGTCGATCTGGTCGTGCTGCACCCGCTGGACCGCGTCTCGCCGATTCAGCGCAAACAGATGACCACCGTCGAGGCCGACAATGTCCTGAACCTGGCCGTCCGCGGTGATTTCGACGACTGCCAGCGTCTGGTGAAGGGACTGCTGGCCGACGAGGCCTTGCGCGAACGCGGCCGCCTGTCCTCGGTCAATTCGATCAATTGGGCGCGGCTGGCCGGCCAGATTCCCTACTATGTCTCCGCCACGGCCCAGTTGGGCGGGGCCGCGACCTTCGTCGTGCCGACCGGCAACTTCGGCGACGCCTTCGCCGGCATCGCGGCCACGAAAATGGGCCTGCCGTCGAACGGCTTCGTCGCGGCCGTGAACCAGAACGACGCCTTGGCCCGCGCCCTGAATGACGGCCTGTATTCGCGCCGTCCGGCGGTCGAAAGCGGTAGCGTTTCCATGGATGTGCAGGCGCCGTCCAACTTCGAGCGGCTGGTGTTCGAGGCGACGGGCCGCGACGCCGAGGCGACGCGCACCGTGTTCGAAACCTTCGCCCGCGACGGCGCCATCGCCTTCGGTCCGGACCTGCTGGCCGCTCTTCGCGCCCAGGTCTCGGCGGTCTCCATCGACGAGGACGAGACGCGCGCCGAGATCACCCACGCCTATCAGGCTTGGGGTCGTGTCATCTGCCCGCATACGGCTGTGGCGCTGGCCACCGCGCGTCGCCAGGACCGCTCGAAAGGCCCCGTCGTCGTTTTGTCCACCGCCCACCCGTCCAAGTTCGGCGACTTCGTCTCGAACGTCCTGGGCTTCGAACCGGAACCCTCAAACGTCATCGCCGCCCTGGGCGACAAGCCCGAGCGGTTGACGATCGTCGATGGGACGATGGACGCAACGCGTGACGCCGTGGCGGCCTTTTCAGACCGCCACTAA